A segment of the Streptomyces sp. NBC_01235 genome:
CCCGGAGCACGAGCCGTACCCGACTGCCGTCCCCGGCGGCCGGAACCGTCTCGTGGACCACCTCCACCGCCTGGAAGTACTGCGCCGAGCTGGTCCGTTCCCGCAGCAGCAGGTCGGGCACGGTCCGGTCGAAGCGGTCCACGGTGTCCGTGCCCAGCCACCGCACGGCCTCGGCCATGTCCCGCGGCGGCCACCGCGGGGAGCCCCCGGCGGACGGGAACGTCATCGGCCCGCCGTCGTGGGTGAGTTCGGCGGCGAAGGTGATCCGCAGCGCGCCGTCGTGCCACTCGACGCCCTCCGGGTCGACGGCGAGTCCGACGCCCGCCTCCCACTCGGCGAACGCGACGACGTCGTCGTAGCGCCCGTCGCCGGTCAGCGCCGCGACGACCCGCTGGGTGGGCTGGAGCGGCTCCGCCACCCCCGGCCCGAACCGCTCGACGGCGACCCCGTGGATCTCCTCGAACAGCTCCCTGCGGTAGTCCTCGGGCAGGTCGAGGAAGCGCCGTCCGCGCAGCCGCTCGACCATCTCCACGCGCAGCCAGCGCCGGAACAGCCCGTCGCGCAGCGGACCCGGTTCGGTGTACCGCTCGACGACGTCGAGGGCCTCCCGGAGGCTCTTGAAGTACTCCGCCGGGTCGAACCGCCGCAGGCTCACGTTCGAGGAGTCGTCGCGCCGGACGTGGTAGTAGCAGACGTAGTCGCTCAGCACCGAGACGTTGCCGGCGCGCAGATAGGCCTCGGTGACGAAGACGTGGTCCTCCAGGCGCCGCCGCCCCTCGGGGAAGCGCAGGCCGGTGCGGACCAGGAAGGCCCGGCGGACCATCTTGTGCGGGGTGAGGCTGTCGATGAGCGGCGCGTCCTCGACGGAGGCGCGCGGGCGGTTCGTGCGGAACAGCTCCACCGGCACCGCCCGCCCCTTGCCCGCCATCTTGCCCACGACGACGTCCGCGTCGTTCGCGACCCCGTAGGCGTACATCCGCTCCAGGGCCTCGTCGCCGAGGTGATCGTCGTCGTCGACGAACATCACGTACTCGCCCCGTGAGGCGTCGATGCCCACGTTGCGCGGCTTGCCCGCCCAGCCGGAGTTCTCCTGGTGGATGACACGGACCCGGGGGTCCTCGGCGGCCAGCGCGTCGAGACGGGCCGGGGTGGCGTCGGTGGAGCCGTCGTCGACGAAGATCACCTCATACGCGTCCGGCGGGAGCGACTGCCTCAGCAGCGAGGCGACGCAGTCCTCGATGGCGGGACCGGGGTTGTGGACGGGGACGATGACGCTGACCTTGACCGGCATCGGGCTCCTGGCCCCCTTGCTGGATCGCTTGCCGTGCGCGGGACGACGGGTGCGTGTGGCCCGATGCTAACCCCGCCGCAGACGCCCTACCCGTCCCGATTCGCCCGAGTTGCTGATTTTGTATTCTGACGCCGTGCGCCTCCTGCTGATGTCCGACACCCACCTGCCCAAGCGCGCCAAGTCGCTCCCCGCCCCGCTGCTAGACGAGCTCCCGCACGCGGACGTGGTGATCCACGCCGGGGACTGGGTCGACACGGCCACCCTCGACCTGCTGGAGAGCCGCAGCCGACGACTCGTCGGCGTGTACGGCAACAACGACGGACCCGACCTGCGCGCCCGGCTGCCCGAGGTCGCCTACGCCGAACTGGGCGGACTGCGGTTCGGCGTGGTCCACGAGACGGGCCCCGCCCAGGGCCGGGAGGCCCGCTGCGCCGCCCGCTTCCCCGACCTCGACGTCCTGGTCTTCGGCCACAGCCACATCCCGTGGGACACCACCGCCCCCGGCGGACCGCGCCTGCTCAACCCGGGCTCACCGACCGACCGCCGCCGTCAGCCGCACTGCACCTACCTGACCGCCTCCGCGGCCGACGGCCGGCTCACGGACGTCGTCCTGCACCGGCTGCCGCCGCGCTGACGCAGAACCGGGCCGCCCCGGCCGAGGTGGTCGGAGGCGGCCCGGAACTTGCGAGTGTGCGTTTCTTCAACGGACCTCCTTCCTTCGTGAGACGAAGGGCAGAGGACATGCATGCCTGTCCGTTATGGGCGACTACCCCTCTGCGCGCGTCCTACACCCCCGAATTCGGTGGATGCCGCCGTCGCCCCCCGCTGTCATGGAGGACGTGCTGATCGACACCCCGCTGGTACGCCATCTGCTCGCCGCACAGTTCCCGCACCGGGCCCACTTCCCGGTCACCCCCGTCCCGAAGTCCGGCATGGACAACGCCACCTTCCGGCTCGGCGACGACCTGTCCGTACGGCTCCCGCGCTACGCGCACCGGACCGGCCAGGTCGCCCGGGAACAGCGCTGGCTGCCCCGTCTCGGGCCCCTCCTGCCGCTGCCCCGTTCCACAGCCGGTCGCCCAGGGCGCGCCCGGCGAGGGCCACCCCTACCCGTGGTCGGTGTACCGCCGGCTCGACGGGGAGACGGCCACCCCCTATGCCCTGGCCGACCCGGTACGCACCGCCCTCGACCTCGCCGGCTTCCTCACCGCCCTCCAGGGCGCCGACCCCACCGGCGGACCGGGCCCGCAGCAGAGCAACGCCTTCCGGGGCGTGCCCCTGGGCGACGACCGCGACTCGATCGCCCACGAGTCACGGGTGCGGCCGAAGATCGAGGCGCTCAAGAAGTCCCGGCTGGTCGACACCGGCCCGGTCACCGAGGTGTGGGAGGCGGCGCTCGCCGCGCCCGCCCGGCGGAAGCCTCCGTTGTGGGTCCACGGCGACCTCGACGCGGGCAACCTGCTGCTCCGTGACGGCCGGCTCGGCGCGGATGGGGGCACCTCCCGGTTCGAGCGCAGCCGAGAACTGAGGGACGACTTCGGCACCCTGGCCGCCGCGGGCCCGGCGGTGGACCTTCAGCCCGCGTGGAAGTTCCTGCCCGCCACGGCACGCGCGGTCTTCCGGGAGGCGGTCGGCGCCGACGACGCCACGTGGGCACGCGCCCGCGGCTGGGCCCTGGCCGGGTCGCTGCCGGTCCACAACGACCCGTTCTTCCGCGACCACCCGGCCCGCGTCACGGCGGCCCCGCGTCATCTGGAGCAGATGGTCGCGGACTACCGGGCGGACGGGGCCTGACCGCCCGTCGCACGGTGGATCGCCCCGGCCGTCGCCGTCAGCGGAGCACCGCTGCCGCCCCAGCGCAGCGCGACGATCTCGGCGGCCACCGACACGGCGACCTCCTCGGGCGTACGGGCCCCCAGGTCCAGCCCGACCGGTGAGCGCAGCCGGGACAGCTCACGGTCCGTGAGCCCGGCCTCGACAAGTCGCGCCCGGCGTTCGTCATGGGTACGGCGGCTGCCCATCGCCCCGACGTAGGCGGCGGGCAGGCGCAGCGCCACCTCCAGCAGCGGCACGTCGAACTTCGGGTCGTGGGTCAGCACGCAGATCACCGTGCGCCCGTCGGTGTCCGTGCCGCGCAGGTAGCGGTGCGGCCAGTCCACGACCACCTCCACGCCCGGCGGGAAACGCTTCGGGGTGGCGAAGACCGGGCGGGCGTCGCACACCGTGACCCGGTAGCCGAGAAAGTCCCCGATGCGGGCCACGGCGGCCGCGTAGTCGATCGCGCCGAACACCAGCATGCGCGGCGGCGGTGCGAAGGAGTGCAGGAACACCGACACGGCGTCCTCACGCCGCTGGCCGCGCGGCCCGTAGTGGCGGACGCCGGTGACGCCGAGGGCGAGCTCACCGCGCGCGTCGGCCGTGACGGCCGCGTCCAGGCCGTCCGTGCCGAGCGTGCCGGAGGTCCGCTCCGGCCAGACCGCGAGGGTGGCCCCGCGGGGAGCCGGGCCGTCGGTGACCGTGGCCACCGTCACCGGCTCGCCCGCGGCGACCGACTCCGCGACCGCCCCGAACGACGGGTCGAGGCCGGGGGAGACGGGACGCACGAGCAGCGTGATCTCGCCGCCGCAGGTCAGCCCGACGGCGAAGGCGTCCTCGTCGCTGTACCCGAAGGTCTCCAGCCGGGCGCTCCCGTCGGCCACGACCTCCTGGGCCAGCTCGAACACCGCGCCCTCCACACAGCCCCCGGACACGCTGCCCACGACCTCGTCGCCCGGCCCCACCGCCATCGCCGCGCCCGGGTCACGCGGGGCGCTGCGGCTCACGGCGACCACGGTGGCGAGCCCGAACGGCACACCGGCGGCGTACCACCCGTTCAGCACCGGGAGAATCTCGCGCATGTCCGAACGTTAATCCGTTGCCGCTCCGCCCGCCGTTCTGCTGCACTGCGCGGGTACCACCTTCCGGGAGACCCGTCGAAGACAACAGGAGCACAGATGCGCACATCGTTCATGTCCACCCAGCAGGAAGGAACGCCCCCCATTTCAAAGGACATGACACTTCGTGCACGTGCTCAACCTCGGGATCCTCGCCCACGTCGACGCGGGTAAGACCAGCCTCACGGAACGGCTGCTGCACTCCGTCGGAGTCATCGACGAAATCGGCAGCGTCGACGCCGGCAGCACGCAGACCGACACCCTCGCGCTGGAGCGCCGGCGCGGCATCACCATCAAGTCGGCCGTCGTCTCGTTCCAGGTCGACGACGTCACCGTCAACCTGATCGACACCCCCGGCCACCCGGACTTCATCGCCGAGGTGGAGCGGGTCCTCGGCGTGCTCGACGGGGCCGTGCTCGTCGTCTCGGCCGTGGAGGGCGTCCAGGCGCAGACCAGGATCCTGATGCGGACCCTGCGCCGGCTGCGCATCCCCACCCTCGTCCTCGTCAACAAGATCGACCGGCGCGGGGCACGCGACGAGGGTGTCCTGCGGGAGCTGACCGAGCGGCTGTCGGTGCCGGTCGTCCCGATGGGCACCGTCACGGGACTGGGAACGGCCGCGGCGGCCTTCCGGCCCGGTCGTGTGCGCGACCTCGACGTCCTCGCCGAGCACGACGACGACCTCCTGTCCGCTTACGTCGACGGCACCGTCACACCGCGGCACGCGCGCGCCGCCCTCCTCGCCCAGACCGGCCGCGCCCTCGTCCACCCGGTCTACTTCGGCTCCGCCACGACCGGCGCCGGTGTGCCCGAACTGATCGCCGGCCTCCGGGAGTTGCTGCCCGCCGCCGGCGGCGACCCCGACGGCCCGCTGTCCGGCACGGTCTTCAAGGTGGAGCGGGGCCCGGCGGGCGAGAAGATCGCCTACGCCCGCGTGTTCTCCGGCACCCTGCGCACCCGCGACCGGGTCCCGTACGGAGACGGCGCGGGCAAGGTCACCGCGATCAGCGTCTTCGACCGGGGCGCGGACGCACGGCAGGAGGCGGTGTCCGCGGGCCGGATCGCCCGGCTGTGGGGACTCGCCGACATCCGCGTCGGCGACAGCCTCGGCGCACCCCGCGAGGAGCACGGCCACTTCTTCGCGCCGCCGACCCTGGAGACGGTCGTGGAGCCCGGTCCGGACGCCGACCGGCGCTCCCTGCACCTCGCCCTCACCCGACTCGCCGAGCAGGACCCGCTGATCGGCCTGCGCCACGACGAGCTCCGCCAGGAGACGTCCGTGTCGCTCTACGGCGAGGTGCAGAAGGAGGTCGTCCAGGCGACCCTCGCCGACGACCACGGCCTGCGCGTCACCTTCCGCGAGACGACACCCCTGTGCGTCGAGCGGCCGGCCGGCACCGGGGCGGCCGTGGAGTTCATCAAGAAGGACGCGAACCCCTTCCTCGCCACCGTCGGCCTGCGCGTCGAGCCGGCTCCGCCGGACAGCGGCGTGCGCTTCGGCCTGGACGTGGAACTGGGCGCCATGCCGTACGCGTTCTTCAAGGCGGTCGAGGACACCGTCCGCGAGACCCTCGGCCAGGGGCTGCACGGCTGGCAGGTCACCGACTGCGCCGTCACCATGACCCACTCCGGCTACTGGCCCCGCCAGAGCCACGCCCACCAGGGCTTCGACAAGAGCATGTCCAGCACCGGACACGACTTCCGCGGCCTGACCCCGCTGGTCCTGACCGAGGCGCTGCGCCGGGCCGGGACGCAGGTGTACGAGCCGATGCACCGCTTCCGCGTCGAGGCCCCGGCGGACACCCTGGGCGCGCTGCTGCCCGTGCTCGCCGCGCTGCGTGCCGTACCGCGCACGACGGCCACCAGGGGCGCGCTGTGCGTGCTGGAAGGGGTGGTGCCGGCCGCGCGGGTGCACGGCCTCGAACAGCGCATTCCGGGGCTGACGCGGGGCGAGGGCGAGTGCGAGAGCGGCTTCGACCACTACGCGCCCGTCACCCACGGCACCCCGCCGGAGCGGCCGCGCACGGACCACAACCCGCTGAACCGCAAGGAGTACCTGTTGAACGTGACCGGTCGGGTGGCCAACTGAGCCGGCAGGGAATGAACTTACTCGGGGGTCAGAAGGTATTGACGGTGTCCGGAAAGCACCGGACTGTAGTGGACATGCCGAATATCCGGGCACGTCTGCTCGCTGTTCTGGTTGTCCTTTGCGGACTCTGTGGCTTCCTGACGGTGGCGGGCTCCCCGACCGCCACCGCCGCCGCCACGCTCCCCGACTCCCTCTCCTTCGACGGCACGGCGCTCACGGTGTCGGGCGGCCGCTTCGTCGACGGCAACGGCCGCGAGGTCGTGCTGCGCGGCTACAACGTCTCCGGCGAGACCAAGCTGGCCGAGAACAAGGGCCTGCCCTTCGCCTCGGTCGCCGACGCCAAGAAGTCGGCGACGGCCCTGCGCGCCCTCGGCGGCGGCAACTCCGTGCGTTTCCTGCTCTCCTGGGCCTACGCCGAACCGGTGCGCGGCCAGGTCGACACCACCTACCTGGCCGCCGCCACCGACCAGATGCGCGCCTTCCTCGACGCCGGAATCCGGGTCTACCCCGACTTCCACCAGGACCTGTACTCCCGCTACCTGTTCAACTCGGGCAGCTGGTACACCGGCGACGGCGCCCCCGCGTGGGCGGTGGCACTCGGCAGCTACCCCACCGAGTCCTGCGGCATCTGTCTCCTCTGGGGCCAGAACATCACCCAGAACGGCGCGGTGAAGGCCGCCCAGTACGACTTCTGGCACAACAACCACGGTCTCCAGGACTACTTCCTGGCCACCGCCCAGAAGACCATGGCGTACATCAAGGCGAACCTCACCACCGAGGAGTTCGCCGGTGTCCTGGGCTTCGACCCCTACAACGAGCCCTACGCCGGCACCTACGACTCCGGTCAGGCCAGCCGCACCTGGGAACGCGACCTCCTGTGGCCCTTCTACGTGAAGTTCCGCGCCCGGATGGACGCGGCCGGCTGGACCGACAAACCCGCCTTCGTCGAGCCGAACCTCTTCTGGAACGGCAACGTCACCAAGGAGGAGGGCGGCCTCCTCGACGCGGGCACGCTCGGCTCCCGCTACGTCTTCAACACCCACTTCTACGACCAGAAGGCCATCTCCGGCATCCTGATGTGGGGCAACGCGGAGAACGGGCAGTACGTCACCGACTTCGGCACGGTCCGCGACCGCGCGTCGGCCGCCGGGACGACGGCGATCGTCAGCGAGTTCGGCCACCCCCTGAACGGCACGACAGCCGGCAAGGCGCCGACCGTCCTGAAGGCGATGTACCAGGCCCTCGACTCCCGTGTGAAAGGCGCGAGTTGGTGGACCACACCCGCCACCTCCGGCCCGGTCCTCTCCGGTTCGCAGTGGCAGTGGGACATCTACAACGGCCGTCACCACGAGCTGATGAACGGCAACGCCGACAAGGTCCTCACGACCGGCGACGGCTGGAACGACGAGGACCTCTCCGCCGTACGTCTCGACGACAGCGGCACGGTGACACTTCGTCAGGACGCCCGTCTCCTGGACCGGATCTACCCGAGCGCCACGTCCGGCACGACCGTCGCCTTCACCTACGAGGACCGCTCCCGCGACGGCTCCACCACCCTCACCTGGAATCCGGTCCCCAGCACCCTGCCCAACACGGCACAGCTCGTCGGCACCGGCCAGTACGGGCTGTTGGTGTGGCGCTCGAACGGCGGCACGGCACCCACCGAACTGCACCTGCCCGCCTCCTTCCCGACCGCCACCACCACGGTCGTCTCCGACCTCGGAACCGTGTACGCCCCGCCCGCGTACACGACGACCACGAAGATCGCCGCGGCCGCCGAACCGGGCGGCACGGGCAGCCGACGCCTGCTGCTCAGCGCCCCCGACTCGGGCACCGTGCACTACGCCCTGGTCACCAACGGGGCCACCGCCCCCTCCGCGACCCTGCTGGCGGCCGCCCGCACGGAGCTGTCGGCGTGGGTGGCGCAGAAGGTGGGGTAGCGGCGGCTTGACCCTCCCCTTGCGTCAGGGTTGAGGCTTGGCCTCGACGAAAGGGCAGGTGGATGACGTACTCCGTGAGACAGGTCGTGGCCTTCGCCGGAGTGACGGTGCGCACGCTGCATCACTACGACCGGACGGGACTGCTCACGCCCGGCGGTCGCAGCCGGGCCGGCTACCGGCTCTACGACGACGCCGATCTGGCCCGGCTCCAGCAGATCCTCTTCTACCGCGAACTGGGCTTCTCCCTCGACGAGATCGCCGCCATCCTCGCCGACCCGCAGGCGAACGCCCTGCAACACCTGCGGGTCCGGCAGCGGAAACTCAGGGAGGAGATCGCCCGGCTCCAGCGACTGGCGGAGGTCGCCGAGCGGGCCATCGAGGTCCAGCAGACCGGGGTGCGGCTGACCCCCGAGGAGCGGTTCGAGGTCTTCGGCGACATCGCCTTCGACCTCAGCTACGCCACCGAGGCACGGCTGAAGTGGGCCGACTCGGCGGGGCAGCGCGAGGCGATGGCCCGCGCCGCCGCCCACACCAAGGAGGACTGGCGCCGGCTGATGGCCGAGGCCGCCGACTGGCGCACCGAACTGCTGGACGCCTTCGACGCGCAGGAGCCGGCCGACGGCGAGCGGGTCATGGACCTGGCCGAGGAACACCGCCGCCATGTCAGCCGGTGGTTCACCGCCTGCCCGCCCGCCATGCACCGCCGCATCGCCGACGACTTCGCCGCCGACCCGCGCGCCTTCGCCCTCGTCGTGCCCCCGCCGCAGCAACGGCCCGGTCTCGCCGCCTACCTGTGCAAGGCCGTCCACGCCAACGCGGCCCGCACCGCTGCCGAGGAGAACCCGTGAGAATCCTGATCGCCGCCGCCGGATCCCGTGGCGACGTCGCCCCGTACACCGGCCTGGGCGCGCACCTGCGCCGCGCCGGACACGACGTCGCCCTCGCCGCCACGGACGTCCACGCGCCGCTGGTGCGCGCGGCGGGGCTGGAGTTCCGGGGCCTGCCCGGCCGTCCGGAGGGGGAGGCGGGCGGCCGGCGCGCGCTCATGCGCACCGCCGCCGCGTTCGTCACCGAGCTGGGGCAGGGCTTCGCCGACGTGGTGACCGCGAGCGGCGCGGAGCTGCTCCTGCTGTCCACCACCACCGCCCCGCTGGGCTGGCACCTCACCGAGGCGACCGGCATCCCCGGTTTGGGCGTGTATCTCCAGCCCGCCGCCCCGACCGGCGACTTCCCGCCCGTCGTCGCCGGCGCCCGCTCCCTGGGCCGCCCCGCCAACCGCGCCGCCGGCCACCTGGCCCTGCACATGGCCGACCGCCTCTACATACAGGCCGTCACCGCACTGCGCCGCCGGCTGGAGCTGCCCGCGCTGACGCCCGCCGCGACCCGGCGTCGCCAGGAGCGGGCCGACTGGCCGGTCCTGCACGGTTTCAGCACCGCGCTGGTGCCGCGCCCCTCCGACTGGCGCCCCGGCCTGGAGGTGGCCGGCACCTGGTGGCCGTACGTCGACCCGGCCGAGCGGCTGCCGCCCGAGGTGGAGGACTTCCTCGCCGCCGGTCCGCCACCGGTGTTCGTCGGCTTCGGCAGCATGGCCCGGGGACACGGGGAGCGGTTGAGCGAGATCGCCGTACGGGCCCTGCGCGCCGCCGGTCTGCGCGGCATCCTGCAGACCGGGAGCGCAGGGCTGGCCGCCGACGGCGACGACGTCCTGACCGTCGGGGACGTGCCCCACGCGCTGCTGTTCCCCCGGACGGCCGCGGTGGTCCACCACGCCGGAGCGGGCACCGCGGCGGCCGGACTGCGCGCCGGGGTGCCCGCGGTACCCGTGCCGGTGACGGCGGACCAGCCGTTCTGGGCGCAGCGGCTGACGGCACTCGGCGCCGCCACCGCCCCCCTCCCGTTCCGGTCTCTCACCGCCGAACCGCTCGCCGACGCCCTCGACCGCGCCGTCCGCGACCCCGCGTACACCCGCTCCGCCCGCGCCGCCGCGGGTTGTACGGCGACGGAGGACGGAGCGGGCGTCGTGCTCAAGGCGGTCGAGGCTCAAGCCGGTTGAGGGGGCGTCAGCCGGCCGTCCCCGTCCAGTCGGCGGCGACATGGCCCAGCCGGACCCGCTGCGGATGGTCGCCCACGGGAATCGACACGACCTTCTGCCCGGTGGCGAAGTCGATCGCGGTGACCTGGTCGGCGCCGCTCTCGGAGATCACGCAGTCCTTGCCGTCGCCGCTGACCGTGGCCCAGTAGGGCTTGGAGGCGGTGACCAGCGGGCCCTCCTGGAGCGTGGTGCGGTTGACGACCGTCGCGTAGTCGTCCATCGTGCCCGCGACGCACAGCTTGCTGCCGTCGGGGCTCATCGAAATGCCGTGGTGGCGCGAGTCGTTGACGAAGGTGGTGCGGTCGTCGCTGGTCGCCGGGTTCTTCGGCAGGGTCTTCGTGCGGGTGATGCGGTCCGTGGCGAGGTCGTACTCGAAGAAGCCGTTGAAGAACGAGACCTGGAAGTACAGCTTGGACTCGTCCGGCGAGAAGACCGCAGGGCGCACGGCGTCCGAGTAGTCCGTGAGGCCGATCGCGTCCAGCCGCTGCCGCATGTCGATGATCTTGACCTGCTGGTAGGTGTTCGCGTCGACGACGGTGATGCGCCGGTCGCCCTTCGTGAAGTCCTGCCACGGGGCGTCCTGTGAGGTGTTCACGTCGCCGATCGACATGTTGTAGATGTATTTGCCGTCCTTGCTGAAGATGTTCTCGTGCGGCTTGTCGCCGGTCTTGAACGAGCCGAGCTGTTTGCCGGTGTTGATGTTCAGGACGTGCACGGTGTTCGAGATCGACGCGGACACCGCGACCCGGGTGCCGTCGGGTGAGACGGCCATGTGGTCGGAGCGGTAACCGGACACGGGGAAGCGCCAGTTGATGTTCCCGGTGGCCAGGTCGATGGAGACGACGTCGGCGAAACTCGGGCGGGATACGACCACCGAGGCGCCGTCCGGCGTGGTGTACATGTCGTCGACGAACTGGTCGTGGCCCTCGCCGACGCCGTTGCGGATGGCCTGGAAGTAGATCCACTTGATCGGATCGGCGTTGATCTCCGCCATCCGGGCGGCCTTGTCGGGGATCACGTTGATCCGGCCCACCTTGGCGAAGTCCCCGCTGGACTTGATGACGTCCGCGGTGCCCTCCCAGTTGTTGCCGACGAAGAGCACCTCGCGCAGGGCGGCGGCGGTCGCGGTGTCCGAGGCGGCGGTGGCGGCTGTGGCGGCGGTCGCGGGAGCGGTGACGGTCAGGACGAGGGCGGCGGCTACGGAGCAAAGGTGCCTGGGTCTGAAGGCAGGCATGGCTGCTCTC
Coding sequences within it:
- a CDS encoding XdhC/CoxI family protein, whose protein sequence is MREILPVLNGWYAAGVPFGLATVVAVSRSAPRDPGAAMAVGPGDEVVGSVSGGCVEGAVFELAQEVVADGSARLETFGYSDEDAFAVGLTCGGEITLLVRPVSPGLDPSFGAVAESVAAGEPVTVATVTDGPAPRGATLAVWPERTSGTLGTDGLDAAVTADARGELALGVTGVRHYGPRGQRREDAVSVFLHSFAPPPRMLVFGAIDYAAAVARIGDFLGYRVTVCDARPVFATPKRFPPGVEVVVDWPHRYLRGTDTDGRTVICVLTHDPKFDVPLLEVALRLPAAYVGAMGSRRTHDERRARLVEAGLTDRELSRLRSPVGLDLGARTPEEVAVSVAAEIVALRWGGSGAPLTATAGAIHRATGGQAPSAR
- a CDS encoding glycosyltransferase family 2 protein — encoded protein: MPVKVSVIVPVHNPGPAIEDCVASLLRQSLPPDAYEVIFVDDGSTDATPARLDALAAEDPRVRVIHQENSGWAGKPRNVGIDASRGEYVMFVDDDDHLGDEALERMYAYGVANDADVVVGKMAGKGRAVPVELFRTNRPRASVEDAPLIDSLTPHKMVRRAFLVRTGLRFPEGRRRLEDHVFVTEAYLRAGNVSVLSDYVCYYHVRRDDSSNVSLRRFDPAEYFKSLREALDVVERYTEPGPLRDGLFRRWLRVEMVERLRGRRFLDLPEDYRRELFEEIHGVAVERFGPGVAEPLQPTQRVVAALTGDGRYDDVVAFAEWEAGVGLAVDPEGVEWHDGALRITFAAELTHDGGPMTFPSAGGSPRWPPRDMAEAVRWLGTDTVDRFDRTVPDLLLRERTSSAQYFQAVEVVHETVPAAGDGSRVRLVLRATATVDPATAVSGGPPGEGLWDVWVRVGLGGWTKELRLGPAPRHGRPAPPAGVVAGRVVLPYWTDRYASLALDVGHASTRLGLGRVAAGDVTIVEDRLHVTLPLYVPEAADALLRLTGVRSGGSREVFGTLSPGGRLEVALPGGDPPGRTWLTTVCLTPEADGARFHPLPFALHVTSDGVLVVPSPQPGGVRHVAHRVRRALYRALGRITARGK
- a CDS encoding endoglycosylceramidase, giving the protein MPNIRARLLAVLVVLCGLCGFLTVAGSPTATAAATLPDSLSFDGTALTVSGGRFVDGNGREVVLRGYNVSGETKLAENKGLPFASVADAKKSATALRALGGGNSVRFLLSWAYAEPVRGQVDTTYLAAATDQMRAFLDAGIRVYPDFHQDLYSRYLFNSGSWYTGDGAPAWAVALGSYPTESCGICLLWGQNITQNGAVKAAQYDFWHNNHGLQDYFLATAQKTMAYIKANLTTEEFAGVLGFDPYNEPYAGTYDSGQASRTWERDLLWPFYVKFRARMDAAGWTDKPAFVEPNLFWNGNVTKEEGGLLDAGTLGSRYVFNTHFYDQKAISGILMWGNAENGQYVTDFGTVRDRASAAGTTAIVSEFGHPLNGTTAGKAPTVLKAMYQALDSRVKGASWWTTPATSGPVLSGSQWQWDIYNGRHHELMNGNADKVLTTGDGWNDEDLSAVRLDDSGTVTLRQDARLLDRIYPSATSGTTVAFTYEDRSRDGSTTLTWNPVPSTLPNTAQLVGTGQYGLLVWRSNGGTAPTELHLPASFPTATTTVVSDLGTVYAPPAYTTTTKIAAAAEPGGTGSRRLLLSAPDSGTVHYALVTNGATAPSATLLAAARTELSAWVAQKVG
- a CDS encoding glycosyltransferase; the encoded protein is MRILIAAAGSRGDVAPYTGLGAHLRRAGHDVALAATDVHAPLVRAAGLEFRGLPGRPEGEAGGRRALMRTAAAFVTELGQGFADVVTASGAELLLLSTTTAPLGWHLTEATGIPGLGVYLQPAAPTGDFPPVVAGARSLGRPANRAAGHLALHMADRLYIQAVTALRRRLELPALTPAATRRRQERADWPVLHGFSTALVPRPSDWRPGLEVAGTWWPYVDPAERLPPEVEDFLAAGPPPVFVGFGSMARGHGERLSEIAVRALRAAGLRGILQTGSAGLAADGDDVLTVGDVPHALLFPRTAAVVHHAGAGTAAAGLRAGVPAVPVPVTADQPFWAQRLTALGAATAPLPFRSLTAEPLADALDRAVRDPAYTRSARAAAGCTATEDGAGVVLKAVEAQAG
- a CDS encoding metallophosphoesterase family protein; this encodes MRLLLMSDTHLPKRAKSLPAPLLDELPHADVVIHAGDWVDTATLDLLESRSRRLVGVYGNNDGPDLRARLPEVAYAELGGLRFGVVHETGPAQGREARCAARFPDLDVLVFGHSHIPWDTTAPGGPRLLNPGSPTDRRRQPHCTYLTASAADGRLTDVVLHRLPPR
- a CDS encoding translation factor GTPase family protein encodes the protein MHVLNLGILAHVDAGKTSLTERLLHSVGVIDEIGSVDAGSTQTDTLALERRRGITIKSAVVSFQVDDVTVNLIDTPGHPDFIAEVERVLGVLDGAVLVVSAVEGVQAQTRILMRTLRRLRIPTLVLVNKIDRRGARDEGVLRELTERLSVPVVPMGTVTGLGTAAAAFRPGRVRDLDVLAEHDDDLLSAYVDGTVTPRHARAALLAQTGRALVHPVYFGSATTGAGVPELIAGLRELLPAAGGDPDGPLSGTVFKVERGPAGEKIAYARVFSGTLRTRDRVPYGDGAGKVTAISVFDRGADARQEAVSAGRIARLWGLADIRVGDSLGAPREEHGHFFAPPTLETVVEPGPDADRRSLHLALTRLAEQDPLIGLRHDELRQETSVSLYGEVQKEVVQATLADDHGLRVTFRETTPLCVERPAGTGAAVEFIKKDANPFLATVGLRVEPAPPDSGVRFGLDVELGAMPYAFFKAVEDTVRETLGQGLHGWQVTDCAVTMTHSGYWPRQSHAHQGFDKSMSSTGHDFRGLTPLVLTEALRRAGTQVYEPMHRFRVEAPADTLGALLPVLAALRAVPRTTATRGALCVLEGVVPAARVHGLEQRIPGLTRGEGECESGFDHYAPVTHGTPPERPRTDHNPLNRKEYLLNVTGRVAN
- a CDS encoding phosphotransferase; translated protein: MYRRLDGETATPYALADPVRTALDLAGFLTALQGADPTGGPGPQQSNAFRGVPLGDDRDSIAHESRVRPKIEALKKSRLVDTGPVTEVWEAALAAPARRKPPLWVHGDLDAGNLLLRDGRLGADGGTSRFERSRELRDDFGTLAAAGPAVDLQPAWKFLPATARAVFREAVGADDATWARARGWALAGSLPVHNDPFFRDHPARVTAAPRHLEQMVADYRADGA
- a CDS encoding YncE family protein, whose amino-acid sequence is MPAFRPRHLCSVAAALVLTVTAPATAATAATAASDTATAAALREVLFVGNNWEGTADVIKSSGDFAKVGRINVIPDKAARMAEINADPIKWIYFQAIRNGVGEGHDQFVDDMYTTPDGASVVVSRPSFADVVSIDLATGNINWRFPVSGYRSDHMAVSPDGTRVAVSASISNTVHVLNINTGKQLGSFKTGDKPHENIFSKDGKYIYNMSIGDVNTSQDAPWQDFTKGDRRITVVDANTYQQVKIIDMRQRLDAIGLTDYSDAVRPAVFSPDESKLYFQVSFFNGFFEYDLATDRITRTKTLPKNPATSDDRTTFVNDSRHHGISMSPDGSKLCVAGTMDDYATVVNRTTLQEGPLVTASKPYWATVSGDGKDCVISESGADQVTAIDFATGQKVVSIPVGDHPQRVRLGHVAADWTGTAG
- a CDS encoding MerR family transcriptional regulator, giving the protein MTYSVRQVVAFAGVTVRTLHHYDRTGLLTPGGRSRAGYRLYDDADLARLQQILFYRELGFSLDEIAAILADPQANALQHLRVRQRKLREEIARLQRLAEVAERAIEVQQTGVRLTPEERFEVFGDIAFDLSYATEARLKWADSAGQREAMARAAAHTKEDWRRLMAEAADWRTELLDAFDAQEPADGERVMDLAEEHRRHVSRWFTACPPAMHRRIADDFAADPRAFALVVPPPQQRPGLAAYLCKAVHANAARTAAEENP